The Mycobacteriales bacterium sequence AGTCAGCCAAGCAGGGTAAGGGCGCCGCAGCGAAGGCCAGGAACGGCCGGCGTCCCGACCGGATCCCGCGCAAGGTCTACGAGAAGGAGCTCGCCCGGCTGCAGTTGGAGCTGGTCAAGATCCAGGAGTGGGTGCGGGAGGAAGGCAGCCGCGTCGTGGTGGTGTTCGAGGGCCGCGACGCCGCCGGAAAAGGCAGCACCATCAAGCGGGTCACCGAATACCTCAATCCCCGCGTCGCGCGGATCGTGGCGCTGCCGGCGCCGACCGAGCGGGCGCGCGGGCAGTGGTACTTCCAGCGTTATGTCGAAAACCTTCCGGCCGCCGGCGAGATCGTGCTGTTCGACCGCAGCTGGTACAACCGCGCCGGCGTCGAGCGGGTGATGGGCTTCTGTACCCACGACGAGTACAGCCGCTTCCTCTACCAGTGCCCGATCTTCGAGCGCATGCTCGTCGAGGACGGCATTCTGCTGCGCAAGTACTGGTTCTCCGTGAGCGACGCCGAGCAGGAGCAGCGCTTCGAGTCCCGGCTCGAAGACCCCATGCGCCGTTGGAAGCTCTCGCCGATGGACCTCCAGTCGATCGACCGCTGGGAGGACTACTCCCGCGCCAAGGACGACATGTTCATCCACACCGACATCCCCGAGTCGCCGTGGTTCGTCGTCGAGAGCGACGACAAACGGCGGGCCCGGCTCAACATGATCGCCCACCTGATCTCGACGATCCCGTACGTCGAGGTTGATCGTCCGCAGCTGCACCTGCCGCCGCGGCCCACGTCCAAGGGCTACGAGCGCCCGCCCCGGGCCGAACAGACCTACGTCCCCGACCACGCCGCCGAGGTGCTCGCCTCGTCCTGAACGTCGGCCTCTCGTCAGGACGTCGCAGAGCATCTAGGGTCAGCCCTGTTCGCGTGCACGGTCCGATCATCGACCGCAAGGAGACGCGCATGGGTATCCCCACCGAGAACGTCGGTTCTCTCCCCCGGCCGGCCAGCCTCCAGAAGGCGACGGCCGCATACGACGGAGGAAGCATCAGCTTCGAGGAGTTGGCAGCGGCGCAGGACGCGGCCTGCAAGGACTCGATAGCGCGGATGGAGGCCACCGGGTCGCCCATCGTCTCCGATGGAGAACAGCGGGCGTCCAGTTTCGCGACGTACCCGATCACAGACACCCTCGCGGGCACCGGTCTCGCCGACAACCTCGCCGCCGACGGGCAGTACTTCGCAATCTTCGACGACGGCCACCACCGTCAACTGCCACGTCTGACGGCCGGGCCGTTCCGTTACAAGACCTTCGCCTCCGACTACTTGAGCAAGTCCAAGCCTTATGCCACGAAGCCGATGAAGCAGGCGGTCATCGCCCCGTCGATGCTGTCGCTGCTCTACCCGCTCGACGGCAAGCTGGACGGATACTCGCGTGAGCAGTTTCTCAGTGACCTGTGCGACGAGGCGGAGAAGGACATCCGGCAGGCCTTCGCCGCCGGCGCCGCCCGGGTCTCTATCGACTTCACCGAGGGGCGCCTGGCCGCCAAGAACGACCCGCGCAACCCCTGGACGGGCCGCCACATGCTCGAACAGTTCATCGAGCTGAACAACCGGGTGATCGACCGATTCTCGCCGCAGGAGCGGATCAACATCGGGATCCACACCTGCCCGGGTGGTGACATGGACTCAGTGCACTCGGCCGACGTCGATTACGCCGAATTGCTGCCGTCGATGTTCCAGATGAACGCCGGCTACTTCCTCATGCAGCTCGCGAGTGAGAGGGATAAGGAATACGTCTACCGGCTCGTCGGTGAGCACAGCCGCGATGACGCGAATGGCATCCCACAGATCTGCTTCATCGGCGTGATCGACCCGTTGAACCCGGCGGTGGAGACACCCGATCAGGTCGCCGAGGACATCGTCACCGCGTCGCGCTACATCCCGAAGGAACGGCTCGCGTCGACCGACGACTGCGGGTTCTCGCCGTTCAGTATCGACGACAAGCCCAAGCACGGGTCGCCCGACGTAGCGCGAGACATCGCCTTCCAGAAGATCGCGGCACGCGTGCAGGGGAGCCAGATCGCCGCCGAGCGTCTCAAGCTCTAGGTGGCCGGGTAGGCGGGCGGGGCGCTCGACGATCGGTAGGAGGCGCGGCGGATGCCGACGACGATCAGGACGATCCCGCCGATCAGCAATACGGCGCCTGCGATGAGCAGGCCGGTGGCCGCCCAGATCAGCCACGGCACCGTCACGCCCACGTCCGCGCGAAGCGACACGCCGCGGGAGCCGTCGGCGTTCATCGCGACGATCGTCCAGTTACCGTCCTGAACCTTCCAGGTCAGCGTCTGCGTTCCGGGACCAGTGGCTTTCGTGCTCCAGATCGAGGCAGTTGCCGGCACCGTGGTCGGGGCGGCGCCGGAGTGATTGGTCACCGCGCTGTGGTTGTTGGTGAAGTCGTCGAGCGTCGCGTACTGCACGCTGCCCAGATAGCTGTTCAGCTGGTTCGCCGGCGCGATCCCGGCGAAAATCGGCGCACCGTTGGTGCTAGTCACCCGGATGCGGACGGTGCCGAGCAGCGAGCGGCCGACGCCGTAGAGATTGACGTTGTTGCTGGCCAGGGCGTAGCCGCTGGTCGTGAAGACCGCGGAGTTCGTCGAGAGGTATCCGTTGTCCCGTTGCGTCTGGTCGCCCCACAACGCCGCCCCGCCCGCCGCGAGCAGGCCCAACGACACCAGTGACAGCAACGATCCGAGCACCACCACGACGGTGCGACCCGCCGTCCAGCCCTCGCGCTTCGGTGCCGGCGGCGGCGGACCGCTCGGTGCGACCTGTTGTCCGTATCCCGTTGTCATCGGACCCCCCGAGGCTCCTAAACCTTCATGGTCCCCGCTTATCGCCGGCTTTGGGCTCGATCAGGGAACGAGAGCCTCCGCGAGCCGGGACAGCACCTCGTCGACGGTCTGCTCGGCCGTCTGCTCCGAGGTGTCGAGCCACAACCCGAGGCGGGGAGTGTCGTGCCGCAGCGAGTCGTCGAGGGTCGCGACCGTCCAGTCGACATAGCCGGTCTTGTCCCGTGCGGCCTCGCGCGCCGCCACGACGTCCGGCCGCGGCGCCAGGACGACGAGATATCTGGGTCGGCTGCGCAGCGCAGCGACGTAGTCGGTCAGTGCCGGACCCAGCACGATGTCCTGCAGCACTGCGGTGAACCCGGCCGCCGCGTATTCGTCCGCGACCAGCGCGGCCAGCCGGTAGCGAAG is a genomic window containing:
- the ppk2 gene encoding polyphosphate kinase 2; amino-acid sequence: MAKSAKQGKGAAAKARNGRRPDRIPRKVYEKELARLQLELVKIQEWVREEGSRVVVVFEGRDAAGKGSTIKRVTEYLNPRVARIVALPAPTERARGQWYFQRYVENLPAAGEIVLFDRSWYNRAGVERVMGFCTHDEYSRFLYQCPIFERMLVEDGILLRKYWFSVSDAEQEQRFESRLEDPMRRWKLSPMDLQSIDRWEDYSRAKDDMFIHTDIPESPWFVVESDDKRRARLNMIAHLISTIPYVEVDRPQLHLPPRPTSKGYERPPRAEQTYVPDHAAEVLASS
- a CDS encoding 5-methyltetrahydropteroyltriglutamate--homocysteine methyltransferase → MGIPTENVGSLPRPASLQKATAAYDGGSISFEELAAAQDAACKDSIARMEATGSPIVSDGEQRASSFATYPITDTLAGTGLADNLAADGQYFAIFDDGHHRQLPRLTAGPFRYKTFASDYLSKSKPYATKPMKQAVIAPSMLSLLYPLDGKLDGYSREQFLSDLCDEAEKDIRQAFAAGAARVSIDFTEGRLAAKNDPRNPWTGRHMLEQFIELNNRVIDRFSPQERINIGIHTCPGGDMDSVHSADVDYAELLPSMFQMNAGYFLMQLASERDKEYVYRLVGEHSRDDANGIPQICFIGVIDPLNPAVETPDQVAEDIVTASRYIPKERLASTDDCGFSPFSIDDKPKHGSPDVARDIAFQKIAARVQGSQIAAERLKL
- a CDS encoding AAA family ATPase, with the translated sequence MQQPPDLRGAVVVVTGVMASGKSTVAQLLATRLPRAAHVRGDVFRRMIVAGRSEMAPGGPDDALDQLRLRYRLAALVADEYAAAGFTAVLQDIVLGPALTDYVAALRSRPRYLVVLAPRPDVVAAREAARDKTGYVDWTVATLDDSLRHDTPRLGLWLDTSEQTAEQTVDEVLSRLAEALVP